A window of the Tiliqua scincoides isolate rTilSci1 chromosome 5, rTilSci1.hap2, whole genome shotgun sequence genome harbors these coding sequences:
- the LOC136651802 gene encoding toll-like receptor 13 — translation MMSYFSHITLMLCVLLALSAWLHRGADSFGFRKCILSPSTPGLAICAAQSISSLSHATSSLPNSTRWLNASRNSVANLTFKAFSHLPRLSGLYLDHNHISAIESNAFQNLGDLEVLDLSWNWLASVGPTVLVNLKKLRELHLDHNRIATLHPSLLMSQMALQELHLSYNNLSCLGDVAAAVQSLPNLTFLNLDFNKISTPCAGPSWIALPFLRNLSLNSNGISTLDLSNCSFLSLQKLNLTYNNLSEVRAESFRATPFLVELSLDRNPVNISQLINVSLPNLTTLHLSSLKPSLNSSLPEACSVFRGLPSLTSLDIKHSNIKNSQLMELGSCTNLTWLDLSTTQYKNNVNFHLFPNLEFLSLDKCKMLTLQGQAWGKKMNLRTLILRRNSISNLMDRVFSPLTKLSYLDLSKNHLTNIYKGNFFGMAALRTLLLQGCQITAVTRTTFQYARKMQFLDLRDNSIRRVKNHAFEVLNHLETLLLSGNKILTVQNFAFKRLNSLKSLFLDHNLLYKLGSATFTKLNKLEILDLSHNNLFAYNKHDNPSPFAGLRSLCQLDLGSQKPEQFIYLPDRLFQGLENLQYLSLKNSPSKLFSYISFVNLTGLKSLDISEITVDSWRPTRNLFQGLHNLSQLWMESSSINDLPERIFSDLTSLEQLSLRKNHLKNISKNLLHGLRALRYLDISENYFNCSCDNLWFQNWSVSDPNTQVALLGSYRCLNNDIFIDVDLSFCFEWGKYFFAATTVVTLLFLLGSLISAKFGWTLRHGYYLLRGWGYRQLRRKGPDYQYDAYISCCGQDQEWVVNNLLSKLEEQGEPCFRLCFGPRDFAPGEYYMDNVQNGISQSRKTLCLVSNNYLENEWCSMEIHLACSKIFYQGQDPLVVVFMEEIPNYRLSPYHRLRKLMKQESYLTWPENPEAEEVFWTRLREALGPGEREQEQEALFNITK, via the exons ATGATGTCCTATTTCAGCCACATCACCTTAATGCTCTGTGTGCTGTTGGCGCTTTCCGCATGGCTGCATCGAGGTGCTGACAGTTTTGGGTTTCGCAAGTGTATCCTTTCCCCAAGCACACCAGGCCTTGCTATCTGTGCTGCCCAAAGCATCTCCAGCCTGAGCCatgccacctcctctctgcccaactCCACTCGTTGGCTCAATGCTTCCCGTAACTCGGTGGCCAACCTGACTTTTAAGGCCTTTTCCCACCTCCCTCGCTTATCTGGACTCTATCTGGACCATAACCACATATCGGCCATTGAGTCTAATGCTTTTCAAAACTTGGGGGACCTGGAGGTGCTCGATTTGAGTTGGAACTGGCTGGCTTCCGTGGGGCCCACTGTGTTGGTCAACCTGAAGAAGCTACGTGAGCTTCACTTGGACCACAATAGAATCGCCACCTTGCACCCAAGTTTGCTCATGTCACAGATGGCTCTCCAGGAACTTCATCTTTCCTACAACAATCTCTCCTGTCTTGGAGACGTGGCAGCCGCTGTGCAAAGCTTGCCCAACCTCACCTTCCTGAACCTGGATTTCAATAAGATCTCCACTCCGTGTGCAGGTCCCAGCTGGATTGCTTTGCCGTTCCTCAGGAACCTCAGTTTAAACAGCAATGGCATTTCCACGCTGGATTTGTCCAACTGCTCCTTTCTTAGCTTGCAAAAACTAAACCTAACCTATAACAACCTGTCAGAAGTGAGAGCTGAATCCTTCCGAGCCACCCCTTTTTTAGTGGAATTATCCTTAGACAGGAACCCCGTAAACATCTCCCAGCTTATCAATGTGTCTCTTCCTAACCTGACCACGCTACACTTGTCCAGTCTAAAGCCATCATTAAACAGCAGCCTGCCAGAGGCTTGTTCTGTCTTTCGAGGCCTCCCTTCATTGACATCTTTGGATATCAAGCATTCCAATATTAAAAACTCTCAGCTGATGGAATTGGGTTCCTGCACTAACCTCACATGGTTAGATCTGTCTACCACACAGTACAAGAATAATGTGAACTTCCATTTGTTTCCTAACTTGGAGTTCCTCTCACTGGACAAGTGCAAGATGCTGACTCTCCAGGGTCAAGCTTGGGGTAAGAAGATGAACCTACGCACTCTGATCCTTAGGAGAAATTCAATATCTAACCTAATGGATCGTGTCTTCTCTCCATTGACAAAATTGAGCTACCTGGATCTGTCAAAGAACCATCTGACCAATATCTACAAGGGAAATTTTTTTGGCATGGCAGCATTGCGGACTCTCCTTCTGCAGGGCTGTCAAATCACTGCTGTTACCCGCACCACCTTCCAGTATGCTCGCAAAATGCAGTTCTTGGACTTAAGGGACAACAGTATTCGACGTGTCAAGAATCATGCCTTCGAAGTGCTCAACCATCTGGAGACTCTCCTGCTTTCTGGGAATAAAATCCTCACTGTCCAAAACTTTGCCTTCAAAAGACTCAACTCACTGAAAAGCCTCTTTCTTGATCATAACTTGCTTTACAAGTTGGGTTCAGCAACCTTTACGAAGCTCAACAAACTGGAAATCTTGGATCTCAGTCACAACAACCTCTTTGCCTACAACAAGCATGACAATCCTAGCCCTTTTGCTGGCCTCCGTTCCCTCTGTCAACTGGATCTTGGTTCTCAGAAGCCCGAACAGTTTATCTACCTCCCTGACAGACTCTTCCAAGGCCTGGAGAATCTTCAGTATCTCTCCCTGAAAAACAGCCCCAGCAAGTTGTTCTCCTACATCTCCTTTGTCAACCTGACTGGCCTAAAGTCCTTAGACATTTCTGAAATCACAGTTGACTCTTGGAGACCCACTCGTAATCTCTTCCAGGGTCTGCATAACCTAAGTCAGCTCTGGATGGAAAGCAGCTCTATCAATGACCTGCCTGAACGAATCTTTTCTGATTTGACATCTCTGGAGCAGCTCTCCCTGAGAAAAAACCACTTGAAGAACATTAGTAAAAACTTGCTTCATGGACTCCGAGCTCTGAGGTATCTAGATATCTCCGAGAACTACTTCAATTGCTCCTGTGACAATCTGTGGTTCCAAAACTGGTCTGTGTCTGACCCAAATACCCAGGTGGCCTTGCTGGGTTCCTACCGCTGCTTGAATAATGATATCTTCATTGATGTAGATCTGTCCTTCTGCTTTGAGTGGGGAAAGTACTTCTTTGCTGCCACCACAGTGGTCACCCTTTTGTTCCTGCTGGGTAGTTTGATCAGTGCCAAGTTTGGTTGGACCCTGAGGCACGGTTACTACCTGCTCAGGGGCTGGGGCTACAGGCAACTGCGCCGGAAGGGACCGGACTATCAATATGATGCCTACATTTCTTGTTGCGGACAGGACCAGGAATGGGTGGTGAACAACCTTCTGAGCAAGTTGGAAGAGCAAGGGGAGCCCTGCTTCCGGCTCTGTTTTGGGCCCAGAGATTTTGCCCCTGGAGAATATTACATGGACAACGTGCAGAATGGAATAAGCCAAAGTCGCAAGACCTTGTGCCTGGTGAGCAACAATTATTTGGAAAATGAGTGGTGCTCAATGGAAATTCATCTTGCTTGCTCCAAGATCTTTTACCAGGGGCAGGACCCGCTAGTGGTTGTCTTCATGGAGGAGATTCCCAACTATAG GTTGTCTCCCTATCATCGCCTGAGGAAACTAATGAAGCAGGAGAGCTACCTCACTTGGCCTGAGAATCCAGAGGCTGAGGAAGTGTTCTGGACCAGACTGCGTGAGGCCTTGGGGCCTGGAGAACGAGAACAGGAACAAGAAGCCCTGTTCAACATAACCAAGTAG